One window of Bacteroidales bacterium genomic DNA carries:
- a CDS encoding TonB-dependent receptor, translating to MYRVLENNLIVIAPRESTQQNVITGKVTDASSGEPLPGVNIVIKGTTIGTTSDINGKFTISVPNQDAVLVFSFVGYVTAEIPVAGKNTLEVALEQEVQKLDEVVVVGYGTTKRVTLTGSVSSVQGDELKQSPSTNFSNTLIGRVPGLVAITQSGEPGYDGAVIRIRGANTLGNNDPLIVIDGIPHRNMERLDPADIESFTVLKDASAAIYGTQAANGVILITTKRGQTGKPRITINVNGGFNQPTRIPDMADAATYATMLNEIAYYKSPANGRFQVYTQDDIDLFRNGKDPWGHPNTDWFHTVFKPWSNQNYENVSISGGTESMKYFISLGNKFEDGYYHHSATYYSQQDFRSNIDGKISQNIDVSFDVSGRQENRNFPTRSAGAIFRMLMRGKPQMPAFWPNGMPGPDIEYGDNPAVTSTDATGYDRDKRYILESNLRMNVRIPWVKGLSVQGNASFDKAFRYQKRFETPWYLYSWDGKTYDANGVPVLIKGKRGLDAPQLTQQAEDGQQITYNLFATYEFSSGDNHFKVMAGTESQKGIFNWFNAFRKNYVTSLIDQLFAGATDQYMSNNGSASQSAHRSYFGRVNYDYAQKYLAEFVLRYDGSYMFEKQYGLFPGISLGWRISEENFWKDYISFFDDFKLRASWGQTGNDRIYYDGALQEYKYLALYEFIANRSYVFGVSNDNKLLYERAVPNPNVTWEVANQSNIGFNATFLDTHMTLEADYFYNLRTNILWRRNASVPSTAGMSLPPENIGKVSNKGFEFILGYRGSAGDFRYTLSLNGSYAKNKIVFWDETPGIPEYQKSTGRPMGSSLYYEAIGVFKDQAAVDAYPHWAGARPGDIIFKDVNDDGVIDGLDRVMNEKSSLPRFVGGFSASLGYKNWDLSMLIQGAAGAVVYINPESGEIGNFYEEYAKNRWTPEHQSITYPRAWNRDNEYWRSQANTFWLRPTDYIRLKNLEIGYTLPAKINTRFGIQSLRIYANGFNLLTLDKVKLIDPEVTAGTSYPLQRIVNLGLTLTF from the coding sequence ATGTACAGGGTGCTTGAAAACAACCTGATTGTTATTGCTCCCCGCGAAAGCACGCAGCAGAATGTGATCACAGGGAAAGTCACTGACGCTTCCAGCGGAGAACCCCTCCCGGGAGTAAACATTGTCATTAAAGGGACCACCATTGGCACTACATCCGATATCAACGGAAAATTTACCATTTCTGTGCCCAATCAGGATGCAGTACTGGTGTTCTCCTTCGTCGGCTATGTAACGGCAGAGATACCGGTTGCCGGCAAAAACACTCTGGAGGTGGCTCTGGAACAGGAAGTACAAAAACTCGATGAAGTTGTGGTAGTGGGTTACGGTACCACAAAAAGGGTCACTCTTACCGGTTCTGTCAGCTCGGTGCAGGGAGATGAACTCAAGCAGTCTCCTTCTACCAACTTCAGCAACACATTGATTGGCAGGGTTCCCGGGCTTGTAGCCATAACCCAGAGCGGGGAACCGGGCTATGACGGAGCTGTTATCCGCATCCGGGGCGCCAATACATTGGGAAACAATGACCCGTTAATTGTAATCGACGGTATCCCTCACCGTAATATGGAACGCCTTGATCCGGCCGATATTGAAAGCTTTACGGTTCTGAAAGATGCTTCAGCCGCCATTTATGGTACCCAGGCCGCCAATGGTGTAATTCTGATCACAACCAAAAGAGGTCAGACAGGAAAACCCAGAATAACCATCAATGTCAACGGTGGTTTCAACCAGCCTACCCGCATCCCTGATATGGCCGACGCTGCTACCTATGCAACCATGCTGAACGAAATCGCTTATTACAAATCTCCGGCCAACGGTCGGTTCCAGGTTTACACACAGGACGATATTGACCTGTTCCGTAATGGCAAGGACCCGTGGGGACATCCGAATACCGACTGGTTTCACACCGTTTTTAAACCCTGGTCAAACCAGAATTATGAAAACGTTTCTATTTCAGGCGGTACCGAAAGCATGAAATATTTTATCTCGCTTGGCAACAAGTTTGAAGACGGCTATTACCATCATAGCGCAACCTACTATTCCCAGCAGGATTTCCGAAGCAATATCGACGGAAAAATCTCCCAGAATATTGACGTATCGTTCGATGTATCAGGCCGGCAGGAAAACCGGAATTTCCCAACCCGCAGTGCAGGAGCCATTTTCCGTATGCTGATGCGCGGAAAACCCCAGATGCCTGCCTTCTGGCCAAACGGTATGCCGGGCCCCGATATCGAGTATGGCGATAATCCGGCTGTTACATCCACCGATGCTACCGGATATGACCGCGATAAACGGTACATCCTCGAAAGCAACCTGAGAATGAATGTCAGGATACCCTGGGTAAAAGGCCTTTCTGTCCAGGGAAATGCCTCCTTCGATAAAGCTTTCCGGTATCAGAAGCGCTTTGAAACACCCTGGTATCTTTATTCATGGGATGGAAAAACGTATGACGCAAATGGTGTTCCTGTTCTCATCAAAGGGAAAAGAGGTCTGGATGCTCCTCAGTTGACACAGCAGGCAGAAGATGGGCAGCAGATTACCTATAACCTGTTTGCTACCTATGAATTCTCTTCAGGAGACAACCATTTTAAGGTGATGGCCGGTACCGAAAGCCAGAAAGGAATATTCAACTGGTTCAATGCTTTCCGCAAGAATTATGTTACCAGCCTGATTGACCAGTTATTTGCCGGTGCCACCGACCAGTATATGTCAAACAACGGATCTGCTTCCCAAAGTGCCCACAGAAGCTACTTCGGCCGTGTAAATTATGACTATGCCCAGAAATATTTGGCTGAATTTGTTCTCCGTTACGACGGCTCCTACATGTTCGAAAAACAATACGGTCTTTTCCCGGGAATATCTCTTGGATGGCGCATCAGCGAAGAAAACTTCTGGAAAGATTATATCAGTTTCTTTGACGATTTCAAACTCCGGGCTTCATGGGGTCAGACAGGAAACGACCGCATTTATTATGACGGCGCTCTTCAGGAATACAAATACCTGGCACTATATGAATTCATTGCTAACCGCAGTTATGTGTTCGGCGTGAGCAACGACAACAAGCTTCTGTACGAAAGAGCCGTTCCAAACCCCAATGTTACCTGGGAAGTGGCCAATCAGTCCAACATCGGATTCAATGCAACCTTCCTGGACACCCATATGACACTGGAAGCCGATTATTTCTATAACCTCCGCACCAATATTCTCTGGAGACGAAATGCTTCGGTTCCGTCAACGGCAGGAATGTCTCTTCCTCCTGAAAACATAGGGAAAGTTTCCAATAAGGGGTTTGAATTCATTCTGGGTTACAGAGGTTCTGCCGGTGATTTCCGTTATACCCTTTCATTGAACGGAAGTTATGCCAAGAACAAAATTGTCTTCTGGGATGAAACACCGGGGATTCCCGAATACCAGAAATCTACCGGCCGCCCGATGGGTTCTTCCTTATATTATGAAGCTATTGGCGTATTCAAAGACCAGGCAGCTGTTGATGCCTATCCGCACTGGGCAGGTGCACGACCCGGTGACATTATTTTCAAGGACGTCAATGACGACGGAGTTATAGACGGTCTTGACCGCGTAATGAATGAAAAAAGCAGCCTGCCAAGGTTTGTCGGAGGTTTTTCTGCCAGCCTGGGATATAAAAACTGGGATTTGTCCATGCTGATCCAGGGTGCAGCCGGCGCCGTGGTTTATATTAACCCTGAGTCCGGTGAAATTGGCAACTTCTATGAAGAATATGCCAAAAACCGCTGGACCCCCGAACATCAAAGTATAACCTATCCCCGCGCATGGAACCGCGATAACGAATACTGGAGAAGCCAGGCTAATACCTTCTGGCTCAGGCCAACCGATTATATCCGGTTGAAAAACCTCGAAATCGGATATACTCTTCCTGCAAAAATCAATACCAGATTTGGTATACAGTCCCTGCGCATCTATGCCAATGGATTCAATCTGCTGACACTTGACAAAGTGAAACTGATCGACCCGGAAGTAACCGCCGGAACATCCTATCCGCTCCAGAGGATAGTTAATCTTGGACTGACATTAACCTTTTAA
- a CDS encoding FecR family protein produces the protein MLRRTMENNENDIERIKELIGGYLAGSLSDEEENVLLISVRNNAEYRRLFAEAQQAWQVAALAQPPDPGILESQWDKLKNRIQPSARNISSLVRSLSGSKRTIRILLTGAAAVIVLLIGSVFLFLSKHSEMMPKDQPLHFTVNVPNGTRSEITLTDGTRVWLNAGSILEYAPDYNLNSREVKLCGEAFFQVVTNKNKPFIVKTSGISITAFGTSFNVKAYPDDRTITATLVEGKIKVEGTKPDKKKFAYILAPNQNVVIEKDPLPVQREEKPGNEKDDAANQQKLIPPVYKSIRLNEQINPLPYISWKDKRWVIEKESLNDLIVSLERRYNVKISFDAQELRNFTFTGIIQNETFEQVLKILQLTAPIKYDLAPGEARIYADQERLTHFRTLMSNSQNTQ, from the coding sequence ATGCTGAGAAGAACCATGGAAAACAACGAAAATGATATTGAAAGAATCAAGGAACTGATAGGAGGATATCTCGCAGGTTCTCTTTCAGATGAAGAAGAAAATGTTCTCCTTATTTCTGTCAGAAACAATGCGGAATACCGCCGGCTGTTTGCAGAAGCTCAGCAGGCATGGCAGGTGGCGGCGTTGGCTCAGCCTCCCGATCCCGGAATTCTGGAATCTCAATGGGACAAACTGAAAAACCGAATCCAACCATCCGCCCGTAACATTTCCTCTCTGGTGCGTTCTCTTTCAGGAAGCAAACGCACAATCCGGATATTGCTCACCGGCGCCGCTGCTGTAATTGTTCTTTTGATCGGCTCTGTCTTCCTCTTCCTGTCAAAACACAGTGAGATGATGCCAAAAGATCAACCTTTGCATTTTACTGTAAATGTGCCAAATGGTACCCGTTCGGAAATAACACTGACCGACGGTACCAGGGTATGGCTCAATGCAGGAAGCATTCTGGAATATGCCCCCGACTATAATCTGAATTCCCGTGAGGTAAAATTATGCGGTGAAGCGTTTTTTCAGGTGGTTACCAATAAAAATAAACCTTTTATTGTAAAAACTTCCGGAATCAGTATTACAGCCTTCGGAACATCATTTAACGTGAAAGCATATCCTGACGATCGAACAATTACGGCTACCCTGGTGGAAGGAAAAATTAAAGTGGAAGGAACAAAACCGGATAAAAAGAAGTTTGCCTACATTCTGGCACCCAATCAAAATGTTGTAATTGAAAAAGATCCTTTGCCCGTTCAAAGGGAAGAAAAACCCGGTAACGAAAAAGACGATGCAGCAAACCAGCAAAAACTGATTCCTCCGGTTTACAAAAGCATCCGCCTGAATGAACAAATCAACCCGCTTCCCTATATTTCATGGAAAGACAAACGATGGGTCATTGAAAAAGAATCGCTGAATGACCTTATTGTCAGTCTGGAAAGAAGATATAATGTTAAAATTTCGTTTGATGCGCAGGAGCTCAGAAATTTTACTTTTACCGGCATCATTCAGAATGAAACCTTTGAACAGGTGCTGAAAATTCTCCAGCTGACTGCACCCATAAAATACGACCTTGCACCGGGAGAAGCACGGATTTATGCCGACCAAGAGCGTCTAACCCACTTCCGCACTTTGATGAGCAATAGCCAAAATACCCAATAA
- a CDS encoding RNA polymerase sigma-70 factor: MSPLEKQLWEKIQEGDLHAFRILFDTYYPLLLSYAYGILLVKEDAEEVAMDLFSDLWNHRTTIQIDFSLKSYLVKSIHNRCLNLLRQQKTRGSKVNLDLYDLVQTELTDKGNSIVENLEGKEMEKEILHAVDSLPSQCREVFYLSRFKQMKIKEIAAYLKISESTVKTQLARALEKLSARIKRHE, translated from the coding sequence ATGAGTCCTCTTGAAAAACAATTATGGGAGAAAATACAAGAAGGGGACCTGCATGCTTTCCGGATTCTTTTTGATACCTATTACCCTTTGCTTCTCAGCTATGCATATGGCATTCTGCTCGTAAAGGAAGATGCCGAAGAAGTGGCCATGGACCTGTTCAGCGATCTTTGGAATCACCGTACCACCATACAGATTGACTTCTCCCTGAAATCATACCTTGTCAAAAGCATCCATAACAGGTGCCTAAACCTGCTCAGGCAACAAAAAACCAGAGGAAGCAAAGTGAACCTCGATCTGTATGACCTGGTTCAGACGGAGCTGACTGACAAAGGAAATTCCATAGTGGAAAATCTTGAAGGTAAAGAAATGGAAAAAGAAATCCTTCATGCCGTTGACAGCCTTCCTTCGCAGTGCCGTGAAGTATTTTACCTGAGCCGGTTTAAACAGATGAAGATTAAGGAAATTGCCGCCTACCTTAAAATTTCAGAAAGCACTGTGAAAACACAGCTTGCCAGGGCACTGGAAAAGCTTTCCGCACGCATAAAGAGGCATGAGTAA
- a CDS encoding RtcB family protein: protein MKKVQLKARELKKAGIGNADASLINKILQKHYPGLRKPEALELLRELTAFPSLREQHPLLSEVLFPAAKKAPERPQKLREEPVPYTLFGKEYIDPKAIQQMELAVRLPVAVSGALMPDAHAGYGLPIGGVLATENAVIPFGVGMDIGCRVCLSVFAIPPEKLSEAHDYFKKILIRNTFFGDDYFKGHKEHPVMDREEFREIPLLKKMKDKAYEQLGTSGHGNHFVDIGIVEVPDPSQLPVPPGLYVGILSHSGSRNLGAEIARYYTRIAREKCGLTGEAGNLSWLDLRSAEGQEYWKAMTLAGDYAAANHELIHRRIAEELGEPWILRIENHHNFAWKEKDPVSGREVIIHRKGATPAAKNDTGVIPGTMIAPGYLVRGRGNPLSLHSSSHGAGRRISRTQARSQITKKELYEMLQQHGVELIGGDIDEAPTAYKDIGEVMSLQAELVDILAIFRPKIVRMC, encoded by the coding sequence ATGAAAAAAGTTCAGTTGAAAGCCAGGGAGTTGAAGAAAGCAGGAATAGGGAATGCTGATGCTTCCCTCATTAATAAAATTCTGCAAAAGCATTACCCTGGGCTCCGGAAGCCGGAAGCACTTGAACTCTTAAGGGAATTAACCGCCTTTCCTTCTCTGCGTGAACAGCATCCCCTGCTTTCAGAGGTTCTTTTTCCTGCCGCGAAGAAGGCTCCGGAACGTCCGCAAAAACTCAGAGAAGAACCTGTACCTTATACCCTTTTTGGAAAAGAATATATAGATCCGAAGGCCATTCAGCAAATGGAGCTTGCCGTGCGCCTGCCGGTCGCTGTATCGGGCGCCCTGATGCCCGATGCCCATGCAGGCTATGGATTGCCTATCGGAGGGGTACTGGCAACCGAAAATGCAGTGATTCCGTTCGGAGTGGGAATGGATATCGGCTGCCGGGTTTGCCTTTCCGTCTTTGCTATTCCTCCGGAAAAACTTTCGGAAGCTCATGACTATTTTAAGAAGATTCTCATCAGGAATACCTTTTTTGGCGATGATTACTTTAAAGGGCACAAGGAACATCCGGTGATGGACAGGGAAGAATTCAGGGAAATTCCCCTGCTGAAAAAGATGAAAGACAAGGCGTATGAACAGCTGGGTACTTCCGGCCACGGGAACCATTTTGTTGACATTGGGATCGTGGAGGTTCCCGACCCGTCACAGCTTCCGGTTCCGCCAGGCCTTTATGTCGGCATACTTTCCCATTCGGGTTCAAGGAACCTGGGAGCCGAAATCGCCCGGTATTATACGCGAATTGCCAGAGAAAAATGCGGACTTACAGGCGAAGCAGGCAATCTTTCCTGGCTTGATCTCCGGAGTGCCGAAGGTCAGGAGTACTGGAAAGCCATGACCCTGGCCGGTGATTATGCAGCCGCCAATCATGAATTGATCCACCGGCGAATTGCAGAAGAACTCGGCGAACCATGGATTCTCCGCATCGAAAACCATCACAATTTCGCCTGGAAGGAAAAAGATCCTGTCAGCGGACGCGAAGTGATTATCCATCGAAAAGGTGCTACACCCGCCGCAAAAAATGATACAGGAGTTATTCCGGGAACGATGATTGCTCCCGGGTATCTTGTCCGAGGGCGAGGAAATCCCCTATCCCTTCATTCCTCATCCCATGGGGCCGGGCGCCGCATCTCGCGAACCCAGGCCAGAAGCCAGATTACCAAAAAAGAACTCTACGAAATGCTTCAACAACATGGTGTGGAGTTAATCGGCGGTGACATTGACGAAGCCCCTACAGCGTATAAAGATATAGGCGAAGTGATGTCGCTCCAGGCCGAACTGGTGGATATTCTCGCCATTTTTCGCCCCAAAATCGTCAGAATGTGCTGA
- a CDS encoding FtsX-like permease family protein, whose product MFTSFFKVALRVLWRQKGYTFINITGLAIGLGSAILILLYVLGEKHYDTFHTNADNIYRLYLDGKIGEDRLRGAWTCAPLGPTLKKDFPEVVDAVRIQETGNTLIKIDDKSFLENNILYADSGFFTMFTFPLLKGDPKKVLTEPNTVVLTKTTASRMFGDADPVGKLIRFETDTTWYRITGVAQDPPVNSQFRFNMIVTFRSIKYYDLTKWISNSFYTYVQLQNGFPAQQLEDKIPDMLKKYIGNEIKSMMGIELEDWLSAGNQYGYKLQPLLDVHLDNSVQGGIVPAVNKRYLIIFSFIAAFIIIMACINYMNMATARSATRAREVGIRKVAGSDRKTLIFQFLTESVIITFLALILAVILVDLVTPWFNNTMNLSISLNLFGGSLMWAVLLTAAVVIGILAGIYPSFLLSTYSPVKVLKSGFSQGKGNSSLRRILVTLQFVISVAILCGTVVIYQQLKYLQTKDLGFNRENLLVIERGGSLRENNKVFIEEVKKFPGVTNVCVSTAIPGRLNNYNGYGMEGKEANKTYLMQTFWTDDKFAETYQLKLVEGRYLSADFATDSSAAVINEVAKRQFGIEDISKTRFILPAFEGSFKFLQVVGVVNDFNIESLRSEIKPSIFIMRPKDWNWGYISIRLKPADMQNSISQIENLWNKLTSNEPFQYFFLDDELNKQYQEEKRTGNLALFFTILAISIACLGLLGLVSYSIARRTKEIGVRKIMGSDPWSIVLLLSSETMTLIAIASLIAWPLAWFYLKNWLTDFAYRIHLNPLVFILTTFLVILISVGTILWQTYRAALRNPAEALRYE is encoded by the coding sequence ATGTTTACCAGTTTCTTCAAGGTTGCCCTGCGTGTTTTATGGAGGCAGAAAGGATATACTTTCATTAACATCACCGGCCTTGCCATTGGGCTGGGCAGTGCCATCCTGATCCTGCTCTACGTTCTGGGAGAAAAACATTATGATACCTTTCATACCAATGCAGACAATATCTACCGACTGTATCTTGACGGAAAGATTGGGGAAGACCGCCTGCGCGGTGCATGGACCTGTGCACCTCTGGGCCCAACCCTTAAAAAAGATTTTCCTGAAGTTGTGGACGCCGTGCGAATTCAGGAAACCGGCAATACCCTTATAAAAATTGATGACAAAAGCTTTCTGGAAAACAACATCCTGTATGCCGATTCGGGCTTTTTTACCATGTTCACTTTCCCGCTGCTGAAAGGTGACCCCAAAAAAGTTCTCACGGAACCCAATACAGTAGTTCTTACCAAAACCACCGCCTCCAGGATGTTTGGCGACGCCGACCCCGTTGGAAAGCTGATCCGGTTCGAAACCGATACTACCTGGTACCGGATTACCGGCGTTGCCCAGGACCCACCGGTCAACTCCCAGTTCCGTTTCAATATGATAGTCACCTTCAGGTCAATTAAATACTATGACCTCACAAAGTGGATCAGCAACAGCTTTTATACCTATGTCCAGCTGCAAAACGGCTTTCCTGCGCAACAGCTGGAAGATAAAATTCCCGACATGCTGAAAAAATATATCGGAAACGAAATAAAATCCATGATGGGAATCGAACTGGAAGATTGGCTCAGTGCAGGCAATCAGTACGGTTACAAATTGCAACCGCTGCTTGATGTACACCTTGATAATTCGGTGCAGGGCGGAATTGTTCCTGCCGTGAACAAACGGTACCTGATAATTTTTTCCTTCATTGCCGCCTTTATCATCATCATGGCATGCATCAACTACATGAACATGGCCACGGCCCGGTCGGCCACAAGAGCAAGGGAAGTCGGCATCAGAAAGGTGGCAGGTTCTGACCGCAAAACCTTGATTTTTCAGTTTCTTACCGAATCGGTAATTATTACTTTCCTGGCCCTCATTCTTGCCGTTATCCTTGTGGATCTGGTCACTCCATGGTTTAATAATACCATGAACCTCTCCATCAGCCTGAACCTTTTCGGAGGCTCCCTCATGTGGGCTGTCCTGCTTACCGCCGCGGTAGTAATCGGAATTCTGGCCGGTATATACCCTTCCTTTCTTCTTTCAACCTACTCTCCGGTCAAAGTGTTAAAAAGTGGTTTTTCGCAGGGAAAGGGTAATTCCTCTCTGCGCAGAATCCTGGTTACTCTTCAGTTTGTTATTTCCGTTGCCATTTTGTGCGGAACGGTTGTTATCTATCAGCAGTTAAAATACCTGCAAACCAAAGATCTTGGCTTTAACAGGGAAAACCTGCTGGTAATCGAACGGGGTGGTTCCCTTCGGGAAAATAATAAAGTTTTCATCGAAGAGGTAAAGAAATTTCCCGGTGTAACGAACGTTTGTGTCAGCACCGCTATTCCCGGCCGGCTGAACAATTACAACGGGTATGGTATGGAAGGAAAGGAAGCCAACAAGACCTACCTCATGCAGACCTTCTGGACAGACGATAAATTTGCCGAAACCTACCAGCTCAAACTGGTGGAAGGCCGTTATCTCTCGGCCGATTTTGCGACTGATTCCTCTGCCGCAGTTATTAACGAAGTGGCAAAACGGCAGTTCGGTATTGAAGATATTTCCAAAACACGGTTTATCCTGCCGGCCTTTGAGGGTTCATTTAAATTTCTTCAGGTTGTTGGTGTTGTGAACGATTTCAACATCGAATCCCTTCGTTCCGAAATTAAGCCTTCCATCTTTATAATGCGCCCCAAGGACTGGAACTGGGGTTATATCTCCATCCGGCTGAAACCGGCTGATATGCAGAACTCCATTTCGCAGATCGAAAACCTCTGGAACAAATTGACCAGCAATGAACCGTTTCAGTATTTCTTTCTCGATGATGAACTGAACAAGCAATACCAGGAAGAGAAACGCACAGGAAACCTTGCCCTGTTTTTCACTATTCTTGCCATCAGCATTGCCTGCCTCGGCCTGCTGGGACTTGTTTCCTATTCAATTGCACGGCGGACAAAAGAAATAGGCGTCAGAAAAATCATGGGCAGTGACCCCTGGTCGATCGTGCTTCTTCTCTCTTCGGAAACCATGACCCTGATTGCCATCGCATCCCTTATTGCCTGGCCTCTGGCATGGTTCTACCTGAAAAACTGGCTTACCGATTTTGCCTATCGCATCCATCTGAACCCGCTGGTTTTTATATTAACCACCTTTCTGGTAATCCTTATTTCTGTCGGCACCATTCTGTGGCAAACTTACAGGGCCGCTTTGCGCAATCCGGCTGAAGCTCTGCGGTACGAGTAA
- the rnhA gene encoding ribonuclease HI, with amino-acid sequence MPHHVTIYTDGAAKGNPGPGGYGIILVSGNHRKEVARGFRLTTNNRMELMAVIEALKMLKFPGTVVDIYSDSRYVVDAVEKGWVFAWEKKNFAKKKNADLWKQFLELYRRHQVKFHWLKGHNDHPENTRCDQLAVQAASATGTEEDTGYQPENQEE; translated from the coding sequence ATGCCGCATCACGTAACCATTTACACCGACGGCGCTGCTAAAGGAAATCCCGGCCCCGGAGGATACGGTATTATCCTTGTCTCCGGCAATCACCGCAAGGAAGTGGCCCGCGGGTTCCGGCTTACCACCAACAACCGGATGGAACTTATGGCTGTTATCGAAGCCCTGAAAATGCTTAAATTTCCCGGAACTGTTGTCGACATCTACAGCGATTCACGATATGTGGTAGACGCCGTGGAAAAAGGCTGGGTATTTGCATGGGAAAAAAAGAACTTTGCCAAAAAGAAAAATGCCGACCTGTGGAAACAGTTTCTTGAACTCTACCGACGGCATCAGGTAAAATTCCACTGGCTGAAAGGGCATAACGACCATCCTGAAAATACCCGCTGTGACCAGCTTGCCGTTCAGGCGGCTTCTGCTACGGGCACGGAAGAAGATACCGGCTACCAGCCCGAAAATCAGGAAGAATAA